In one window of Miscanthus floridulus cultivar M001 chromosome 12, ASM1932011v1, whole genome shotgun sequence DNA:
- the LOC136497482 gene encoding transcription factor BHLH6-like isoform X2: MEADLMSLGFDFYLQPPPCFFDDEPQDLGVVDSCSSIMYVPNEAESITTGQYLSCGEDSSSPDGANSCSTQQPVASSPSSPPPPREAATTKNVVWERNRRRKLNAKLYALRSVVPNITKMDKSTIIRDAIAYIEQLQEQERRMLAEISALRSSDDTTAGAAVETEDAATGQATNDCGDDSNPWRKRMRMAASDDGLPLSIDTSPPLQILEVQVSEAAGEKVAVVSLRCSRARDAVGKICRALEPLRLGVVTASIAAAGDTIVHTMFVEIEEMDGAQLKATIEAALVQLDVPRCPLKTTSNWED; this comes from the exons ATGGAGGCAGACTTGATGAGCCTCGGCTTTGACTTCTACTTGCAGCCACCGCCTTGCTTCTTCGACGACGAGCCCCAGGACCTAGGCGTCGTCGACAG CTGCTCCAGCATCATGTACGTGCCGAACGAGGCTGAGTCAATTACCACCGGCCAGTACCTCTCCTGCGGTGAGGACTCGAGCTCGCCTGACGGCGCCAACTCCTGCTCAACGCAGCAGCCGGTGGCGTCATCACCGtcgtcgccgccaccgccacggGAAGCGGCGACGACCAAAAACGTAGTCTGGGAGAGGAACCGCCGCAGGAAGCTCAACGCGAAGCTCTACGCGCTCCGCAGCGTCGTCCCAAACATCACCAAG ATGGACAAGTCGACCATCATCAGGGACGCCATCGCCTATATCGAGCAGCTGCAGGAGCAGGAGCGCCGGATGCTCGCCGAGATATCCGCTCTCCGCTCCTCTGACGACACCACCGCTGGTGCCGCCGTCGAGACGGAGGATGCCGCGACCGGCCAGGCAACGAACGACTGTGGCGACGACAGCAACCCGTGGAGGAAAAGGATGAGAATGGCGGCGTCCGACGATGGCCTTCCCCTTTCCATCGACACCTCACCGCCACTCCAGATCCTCGAG GTGCAGGTGTCGGAGGCGGCAGGGGAGAAGGTGGCGGTGGTGAGCCTCCGGTGCAGCAGAGCAAGGGACGCCGTCGGCAAGATTTGCCGGGCGCTGGAGCCGCTGCGCCTCGGGGTCGTCACAGCCAGCATCGCGGCCGCCGGCGACACCATCGTCCACACCATGTTCGTCGAG ATTGAAGAAATGGATGGTGCTCAATTAAAAGCGACAATAGAGGCTGCTCTTGTACAGCTCGATGTGCCCAGATGTCCACTCAAGACCACGAGTAATTGGGAGGATTGA
- the LOC136497482 gene encoding transcription factor BHLH6-like isoform X1, which produces MEADLMSLGFDFYLQPPPCFFDDEPQDLGVVDSCSSIMYVPNEAESITTGQYLSCGEDSSSPDGANSCSTQQPVASSPSSPPPPREAATTKNVVWERNRRRKLNAKLYALRSVVPNITKMDKSTIIRDAIAYIEQLQEQERRMLAEISALRSSDDTTAGAAVETEDAATGQATNDCGDDSNPWRKRMRMAASDDGLPLSIDTSPPLQILEVQVSEAAGEKVAVVSLRCSRARDAVGKICRALEPLRLGVVTASIAAAGDTIVHTMFVEVNIEEMDGAQLKATIEAALVQLDVPRCPLKTTSNWED; this is translated from the exons ATGGAGGCAGACTTGATGAGCCTCGGCTTTGACTTCTACTTGCAGCCACCGCCTTGCTTCTTCGACGACGAGCCCCAGGACCTAGGCGTCGTCGACAG CTGCTCCAGCATCATGTACGTGCCGAACGAGGCTGAGTCAATTACCACCGGCCAGTACCTCTCCTGCGGTGAGGACTCGAGCTCGCCTGACGGCGCCAACTCCTGCTCAACGCAGCAGCCGGTGGCGTCATCACCGtcgtcgccgccaccgccacggGAAGCGGCGACGACCAAAAACGTAGTCTGGGAGAGGAACCGCCGCAGGAAGCTCAACGCGAAGCTCTACGCGCTCCGCAGCGTCGTCCCAAACATCACCAAG ATGGACAAGTCGACCATCATCAGGGACGCCATCGCCTATATCGAGCAGCTGCAGGAGCAGGAGCGCCGGATGCTCGCCGAGATATCCGCTCTCCGCTCCTCTGACGACACCACCGCTGGTGCCGCCGTCGAGACGGAGGATGCCGCGACCGGCCAGGCAACGAACGACTGTGGCGACGACAGCAACCCGTGGAGGAAAAGGATGAGAATGGCGGCGTCCGACGATGGCCTTCCCCTTTCCATCGACACCTCACCGCCACTCCAGATCCTCGAG GTGCAGGTGTCGGAGGCGGCAGGGGAGAAGGTGGCGGTGGTGAGCCTCCGGTGCAGCAGAGCAAGGGACGCCGTCGGCAAGATTTGCCGGGCGCTGGAGCCGCTGCGCCTCGGGGTCGTCACAGCCAGCATCGCGGCCGCCGGCGACACCATCGTCCACACCATGTTCGTCGAGGTAAAC ATTGAAGAAATGGATGGTGCTCAATTAAAAGCGACAATAGAGGCTGCTCTTGTACAGCTCGATGTGCCCAGATGTCCACTCAAGACCACGAGTAATTGGGAGGATTGA
- the LOC136497482 gene encoding transcription factor BHLH6-like isoform X3 produces MEADLMSLGFDFYLQPPPCFFDDEPQDLGVVDSIMYVPNEAESITTGQYLSCGEDSSSPDGANSCSTQQPVASSPSSPPPPREAATTKNVVWERNRRRKLNAKLYALRSVVPNITKMDKSTIIRDAIAYIEQLQEQERRMLAEISALRSSDDTTAGAAVETEDAATGQATNDCGDDSNPWRKRMRMAASDDGLPLSIDTSPPLQILEVQVSEAAGEKVAVVSLRCSRARDAVGKICRALEPLRLGVVTASIAAAGDTIVHTMFVEVNIEEMDGAQLKATIEAALVQLDVPRCPLKTTSNWED; encoded by the exons ATGGAGGCAGACTTGATGAGCCTCGGCTTTGACTTCTACTTGCAGCCACCGCCTTGCTTCTTCGACGACGAGCCCCAGGACCTAGGCGTCGTCGACAG CATCATGTACGTGCCGAACGAGGCTGAGTCAATTACCACCGGCCAGTACCTCTCCTGCGGTGAGGACTCGAGCTCGCCTGACGGCGCCAACTCCTGCTCAACGCAGCAGCCGGTGGCGTCATCACCGtcgtcgccgccaccgccacggGAAGCGGCGACGACCAAAAACGTAGTCTGGGAGAGGAACCGCCGCAGGAAGCTCAACGCGAAGCTCTACGCGCTCCGCAGCGTCGTCCCAAACATCACCAAG ATGGACAAGTCGACCATCATCAGGGACGCCATCGCCTATATCGAGCAGCTGCAGGAGCAGGAGCGCCGGATGCTCGCCGAGATATCCGCTCTCCGCTCCTCTGACGACACCACCGCTGGTGCCGCCGTCGAGACGGAGGATGCCGCGACCGGCCAGGCAACGAACGACTGTGGCGACGACAGCAACCCGTGGAGGAAAAGGATGAGAATGGCGGCGTCCGACGATGGCCTTCCCCTTTCCATCGACACCTCACCGCCACTCCAGATCCTCGAG GTGCAGGTGTCGGAGGCGGCAGGGGAGAAGGTGGCGGTGGTGAGCCTCCGGTGCAGCAGAGCAAGGGACGCCGTCGGCAAGATTTGCCGGGCGCTGGAGCCGCTGCGCCTCGGGGTCGTCACAGCCAGCATCGCGGCCGCCGGCGACACCATCGTCCACACCATGTTCGTCGAGGTAAAC ATTGAAGAAATGGATGGTGCTCAATTAAAAGCGACAATAGAGGCTGCTCTTGTACAGCTCGATGTGCCCAGATGTCCACTCAAGACCACGAGTAATTGGGAGGATTGA